ATTTTATTGAAAAATATTTCTCCGGAACTTCTAGTTCTGTCATCTTTAAATAACCTTTTCCTAATACATATGTATCTTGATATAATAAATAGAAGTTATCTTTCTCTACTCCTCTAACATCAACGTAGTTACTTCCATTCCACTCTGCTCCAGGAGTATTTTTAGCCAAAACACTTTTTAATGCATCAAAATCATCAATCTGTGCTTTTCCTTCAATAACCTCCTTTGCTAAATCAACTAAAGACAGTGTTACTGAGAAGTTATATGAATATGCCCATGTACCCATTCTTCCACTTGCACCTTTATCAACAACTGTTTTCTCAACTTTTTCTAATATTTTTGGCCAGTTCCCTTTCTCATCTTCAGCGAATTGAATTCCTAAAGCTCCAGGATACCCCATTGTAGGCGAAGGTAAATCAGCTTCAACAAAATATCCACCTAACTCTGCAACTCTTTTTAATAGTGGTTCTGTATGTGCATCATTAGTAGCAAAAAATGCTGTTTTATCGCCATATCTTTGAATCCAGTTTGGTACTTGTTCTAAAATATATTGTTGTGCTCCAGCTACCCCAACATCACTAACTGGATCTGGAGCTGTCATCTCTATAAACTCCATTCCTAAATCTTCAGCTGCAACTTTCATGATATTTCTTCTTTTTGATAGAAGTTCATAACTCATATGTCTTGGGAAAGATATATGCATAAACTTCTCTGCTCCC
Above is a genomic segment from Cetobacterium sp. ZOR0034 containing:
- a CDS encoding DUF3798 domain-containing protein, encoding MSFLFSLVASAQGAYHIGVITGTVSQSEDGLRGAEEAIKLYGAADKGGEIVHVTYPDNFMQEMETTISQMVSLADDSKMKAIVVGEAIPGTVEAFRRIREKRPDILLLANSPHEDPEMIGEVSDLVVNPDSIARGYLIVKAAKEMGAEKFMHISFPRHMSYELLSKRRNIMKVAAEDLGMEFIEMTAPDPVSDVGVAGAQQYILEQVPNWIQRYGDKTAFFATNDAHTEPLLKRVAELGGYFVEADLPSPTMGYPGALGIQFAEDEKGNWPKILEKVEKTVVDKGASGRMGTWAYSYNFSVTLSLVDLAKEVIEGKAQIDDFDALKSVLAKNTPGAEWNGSNYVDVRGVEKDNFYLLYQDTYVLGKGYLKMTELEVPEKYFSIK